aaataattgggggtagtgccgccggatgagtagtcttccacgggtatatttttagctttaattatgtaattttaatttttaggattttaattatgtaatttttaatttttaggattttaattatgtaatttttattttttaggattttaattatgtcttttttattttatttgtaatttgtaatattatttcggtttttttaatgaattttaatgttatgaaaatgtttttatttaaaatgaattgtgctcatccttgcggaagagcacagctgtgggtgttgtgctcttgcctaagagcggGTAGGAATAGTtgcgccgggcccacaaccgtgctcgttggcaagagcacggttgtgggtcctCTAAAAGGATATAGGTTGAAAATTTTGTAACATATGtgtcatattttatatattaattttataataaaatgtgagtgagaataagttagtgaaatgtgagttccattactataaatgataaaagTCAAAGGTGACAAATTGAAGAGACGGAGTGAGTAACTTTTTAATTATATCAGttattgaaaataatatttagagaggacaaaaatagaaataagtaataaattttaaaagagcgaagagaataatattttaattatatcaaAGTTACCGAAAATATTTGTAGTATCAGTTAGGGGGGGTGGTGTTAACAAAAAAAGATGAGTATATAAGAGAAAATGAATTCGAATATTAGTGATAAAAGCTAGATTGTCGAGAAAAGCAACCTCAACATTGAAAGAACTGGAATACCTCTAAATTGTGCAATGAGaacatccacaatagtggacgagcgACCGGCGAGCCGCTCGTCCACTATTGCAACCGGCGAGCGGCTCGTGGATGAGCCAGACAGACGACCTCTCGTCCGTCGGATTTATCGGTCGTCtgctcgtccgctattgtgggtcCTCGACGGACGAGatcatttttgtatttttgatttttgatttttttttacttatttttttaatttcaactctGTATATCCGGCTCATTGCACTTCATATCATGCACAACGATCGTCGAAAATGAAGGcctaaaacataaacatatcatacCGTCGGGCCGGGGGCACTCCGCCTCCCGGACCCCCGTTCGGCTAGCAGCAAACTATAAAGATTCAAGGAATACTAAACTttgtttaaattgttttttttgttgcattgtattattttaatttttttatttaataaaattattattgcactttctccccccatattcgtgtcgaaattttaattttgtaattgcgtatttgtgaatttgtgaatttttattattgtgcttgtccgccgggatgtcctagtgtttgtccactattgtgtagtgggatgttctagtgatgtggcagtggggtgggaagtcctagtgacgtggcagaaggtgtttttgagaaGTCCTAATACTAGTCCGTGGGGAAGTccttcctattgtggatgatCTGAATGTAATATTTGATTTTGCCATGTAATTATCAATTaccacaaaaaaaaatccaattcaGTAGATTTACATATAGGATGATCGGTTTCAACTACTCATACCTAATTAAATCTCCATGACCGCGTACTTGTGTTAGTAAAAAACCGTTTGTTTAAAGTAGCTTGAATTAGTGGAGCACGATGTGAATTAACGGATAAGCTACCTTGCTAATCTAGAACTAAGTCATCCAAccatcacattattttatttaacccAATTTCAATCTTTATATATTCTTACACTCCAAAACATTAATGCATATAAATACAGTCACTCTAGCTTTGTTCCTCTTATACTCCAATTTTATCACAACCCATTCCTAAATTGCActaaaaaaatttcaatcaaGATGGTTTCAATAGGGTATCTAGAAATGTTGTTACCATTGGCAATTGTATGCCTTTTCTTGGTTTGGTGCTGGAGGAACATGAATGGCCTACCTTGGAACTGGCCCTTGCTCGGGATGCTCCCGAGCCTATTCTGCCACGTCCAGAGGGTCCACGACCGCTGCGTGGACCTTCTAAGCGCCGTTGGCGGGACCTTCCTCCTCAGAGGCCATTGGCTCGCCGACATGGACATCGTCCTCACGGCCGACCCCGCCAACGTCCACTTTGTCATGAGTTCAAACTTCGCCAACTTCCCCAAAGGCCCCGAGTTCAAGAAAATCTTCGACGTCCTCGGAGACGGGATATTCAATTCCGACTCCGAGGCGTGGAGCGCCCAGAGGAAGCACGCCCGCTTCCTCATCGGGCACCACCGGTTCAGGAAATTCCTGATCGAGACGACGAAGGAAAAAATTGAGTCCGGCCTCGTCCCCGTGCTGGACCACTTTTCGAGCAACGGTATCGTGTTTGATTTGCAAGATTTGTTCCAACGGCTCACGTTCGACACCACGTGTCGATTGGTGACCGGTTTCGACCCGGGATGTTTGTCGACTGAGCTGCCCGACGTCCCGTTTTCCCGGGCCATGGACGAGGCGGAGGAGGCTATTTTCATGCGCCATTGCCTGCCCGAGACGGTTTGGAGGCTTCAGCAGTTTCTCGGGCTTGGGCACGAGAAGCAGATGACTCGGGCACGGGCAGTGCTCGACCGAGTCATAAACAAATACATATCGATGAAGCGCGATGAGTTGTTGAAATATGGAGACAAAGGAGAAGAGGGGATTGATCTGCTGACGTCATACATCAATGGatcggaggcggaggcggggatGGATTGCGACGATGATGTGTTCCTGAGGGACACGATATTGAACCTGATGATAGCGGGGCGGGACACCACCAGCTCCGCGCTCACGTGGTTCACGTGGCTTGTGGCGACGCACCCGGAGGCGGAGAGGAGGATCCGGGAGGAGCTGGCCGGGGTGGCCGGGGGCGGGAAGTGGCGGCTTTTTGGGGCGGAGGAGGTTCGGAGCCTTGTGTACTTGCACTGCGCGCTTCTGGAGACTCTGAGGCTGTACCCACCGGTTCCGTTCCAGCACAAGGCCCCCGTGGAGCCCGTGGTGCTTCCGAGTGGGCACGGTGTCAACCGGAGTATGAAGGTAATGATAGAGATCCATATGGTcacatcctaaaaccaattagtGATAATGAAACTTAGGGATGTAATCGAATCAAATGCatactctaaatattgtacaaacttcaaactatgatctgacacgttagatttcaagattagatgtcaacagatgacaaataaCATTCAACAAATGACGTTGTGTTGATATTTCCTATTGACGTTATTTGTCATCTGTTGGcatcaaatcttgaaatctaaTGGTCTAGATAATAGTAGTTTGGAATTTGTAGGAAAGATGCCGTTTGTATTTTAGGTCGttagatttcaagatttgatttcAACGGATAACAAATAACGTCAACAGAAAATCTCAACATTGTCAACCGATTGACGTTGTGTTACGTTGACATCAGATCTTGAAATCTAACGGTCTAGattatagtttggagtttgtaggAAAGATGCAGTTTGCATTATATCATTACCCAGGAAACTTATATAGTTGTTTCTAAATATATCACCAACAGGTGATGTTCTCGCTCTACGCGATGGGGCGGATGGAGTACATGTGGGGGCCGGATGCTGGCGAGTTTAAGCCGGAGAGGTGGATAACGGAGCGGGGCACGGTGAGGTATGAGCCCTCGTACAAGTTCTTGGCCTTCAACGCGGGGCCGAGGACTTGTCTTGGAAAAGAAATTGCTCTGACACAGTTGAAATCGGTGGCTGCGGCTATCATCCATAACTACGAGGTTGAGGTGGTGAAGGGTCACCCTGTTGCCCCTAATGTGTCTGTTATTCTCTACATGAAGCATGGGTTCAAGGTTAAGGTTAACAGGAGATGGACTAGTTGAAATTATGGTTGTTTTTTTGGGAATATTGTTGTATATGTTTGTTctttttatgattaattattttttatttgtgatacccattgtattttttgttttatccGTGGATCTTTATTTGCAAATAAAGTTGATTTATTGAAAGTTTTGGATGACAAGTGGATTCTAATTAGTTGTTGCAAATTTGTTACTTTTTGTTTGCTATATGcagaatttaaataatagtaaacGTTTAATTAACTGAGCTTATTTTAATCCTcgcatatttaattatgatggGCGCCATCAATTCTTATTGTCAACTATAGAATCTAGTGGTGAATATACCGTCAGAGACTCAGAAATGTGTGATAATGTCTAAAATTAAAGGTTTTGAGTTTGAATCTATTGTAACgtaatttttaaattcatatttatttatttataaaaaaattgagtttctaattaattatttacgtCCTAGCAAATTTTAggaatcttgaatttaattttCCCAAAGTAGAACTATATACATCGGCTTCACGAATTGAATAAATGTTTGTCTTATCTTGCTCTTGGATTTCTAGAAAGTTTTAATGTTAACCGTTATGCTCATAGTTTACAATGAAATATGATGGTGAGCttagattaattaaataaaattgacatACAGAATGGAGAGACATTGGAATTGAAATGTTAAAAAATGTACAAATAATGTTCTATATTAGTAGTCCATATAATAAAGATAAGATGCATGAATGAATTGGAAAATTCTGATATTCTCAAAGGGTATACGAAGATGCGATTCATTTTGtgttagtactataattttaccACCCGCAAAAGAAAACTTGAAGCTATGTTGAAATTAAATCTTGTTAAATAAGTACACGTTATGATTGTCAATTGCTGCGTGGTGCTACCAAATTTTGGATGTATAAGTTTACCAACCTTATCACTGTTTTTCAGGTCTATATAGGAGTACTAATTATTTTTTACGACTTGTTGCATTATGGTTGAACTAATTATAATTACTTCAACCATGCTAAGCCTGCTAATTGACAAATTTTAGATCAACTGAtgatttcatttcataaaaattaatactgttataactaaattaattttcaattataattttactatttgtTATTATCAACATAGCTGACCTAATTGTACCAAGTTTTTCGTTAGAAACCCAATTTCTAACCGTAACTAAATCGTCCCATGTTTATTTCTTTAAATTGGAGTTGTTTTGCGACCCTCAACTTGATTGTTTTTTccatactccctctatcccacaTTAGGATTCTCGTTGGCTAGTCtacactcgttttataaaaatgataataaataattaaaatagagaagtagtaaagtaagagagaatagtGTGGAGAAgatctctttcttattttaccatttttccactttaattatctattatcatttttataaaacaaatgTACAAAAGCCATGGGACTCGTAATGTGGAACGGGGGGagtattatatactccatactacaacaaaaaaatctCGTTAAGGACGTTTTTAATGCATTAAAGGATGCAAaattgtgtttctaaatatatCACCAACGATTCAAAAAACGTCTTTATTGTTGGTGTCCAACTAAAATTAAAGGATGCATGTGAAAGCAtcctaaaaagtaaaaaacttAAGTTGATTTATCTCTAATTAGAAACGCTTTCTTTTGCGccttaaattatactccctccgttccacggtagttgagtcatttcattttatgcactcgttttggaaaaatgataataaattgtgACAACTCAACCCCTATGACGTATGcacttactataaataaattccttaacataaaagcaatcaatacacaaATCTAATTCATAAAACACTCATATTATATaaattcaaaccaacacttattcgatacatatttcaaaatatcttataaagtagtggaaccctctcaccactctatatactatacatttatctacatgcaaaataatgaggaggagaaggttgccaatatgcgtcagccgccgaacctgataacacttGGAGTTCCTATAACCCACGTCAGCCAAAACTTActgttatcttattcctgaaaattttagtggtttatatgagccacaactcagtgtatataaatttccacctttaatgtCCCATGATACagacatcaagcatattcttttatcaatacatataatcagaaacaatatataacataatttaaaaacaaaccatttcatattcatatgcatatgtcactctattcagtttattattctgtaacagtcaagtcTGGGATCTGCCCGGGATacctctatgacccgaaggtccctctgtaattggactcataggtccctctgtatttgacccgaaggcctctctgtaattggactcataggtccctctatatttcagatccagtacaaggctgtcacagatcctctttaatcacatgattcatgtactttcaataccatatgtaaaacatcaattacatatttctatcatattccatcaaattatccaatatatctaaacaaacatttcaatttcaacgatcaaatattcatatcatattcaaccatcaaaatcaaataattcataatcatatcaatttcaaccatataatcacataattcattccaattcaacatataacaatcaaccacatatcacatgtaaaactaaaagtgtgatttatacacacctgattagGACAGATAATCAAGCCGTGCCCTTGTCCCTGTTTCTTGATCTACGTTCCTTGATCTTCTCAAAAATTCATAAGTGTAGGATTTCTCTCTTCCCCctccttttttttaatctctttcaactcctttatatatatatttaccgaagcttacttcataagctAAGTACGAAGCTTACCTCGTAAGCTAAATACGAAGCTTACCTCGTAAGCTAAATACGAAACTTACATCGTAAGCTAAATACGAAGCTTACCTCATAAGCTAAATTAATACAAGGAGttactttcttttctttcccTATTCTCACTACATATTACTTTAAATCTCATGCACACATTTTCCATGCACAAGACACTTAGTATTAAGCACACATACACATTTacataactaatatatatatataataaaatatgtaattatgcaatatgatgtaTGATTTGGGTCACGGATGTCacataaatagttaaagtggtgaatgggtaaagtaagtgagagaataatatagataatACTCTTATCTaagttattctctctcttactttcctttttctatacattaactatttattatcatttttctaaaacgagtgcagaaaataaaacgattcaactactgtggaacggagggaatagttatttctttaaaatttcAACGCAAGTAATTGAATCTCAATTTCTGTGTCTTTAAAAGTTAAGTTTTTTGTAGTGATAGACTGATAGTAATATTCTGAAGTTATTAATTAATATGGACAATATTATAAAATAGTGTTGTTCCACTATTTTTAGTTTTGGGTAGGATAAATAAtcataatgattaaaatttcaaaattcaacCCATCTTTTAATATCTTCTTCTGAATACACTTTTACAAtcataggagtatttatttttattaaaaatatttattatatataaaagtgagttaCTTTTTTAATCTTCCACTATTTAAAATAGACCTTCGTAGATAAACTTAAATGTAATAGGAACTGAAAGCAAGTTTCTATTGTTCCAAATAATAAACGatacacaaattttaaaatcattaGTAActgaaaagataaaaaaatcaaacgCATTAGACGATAATTTAAATCCTTCACAAAAGAAATTGAGTaacgaaaaaaaaatgaaatgaaatgaaataattagaagaaaattaaaaaaatgttttacaagtaaaattgaaatatactccctccacccTACAATAAGAATCACACTTTGCCATTTTTatccgtctcacaataagagtcacaattcatttttaccataaatggtaaataggtctcacattccactaattcacttcgctcacattttattataaaatcaatatataaaagtgagtctcatattccactaccttttttcaatccactattctttacctttcttaaaatctgtgcccacagtaagagtgactcctattgtgggacggagagagtattatacaAGAAAAaacccacaataagagtcacactttgcaATTTtgatccgtcccacaataagagtcacaattcatttttaccataaatggtaaataggtctcacattccactaactcacttcgctcacattttattataaaattatgtatATAAAAGCGGGTatcatattccactaaatttttcaatccactattctttcatttcttaaaatccgtgctcacaataagagtgactcttattgttggacggatggagtattatacaagaaaaaacaaaaaaaaatagatgtACACCAGAACTCGGTCAAAGGATTTAGAATATTGATTAGAGGAATAGATAcaaatttagaaattaaaaaaggaTTTAGAATTGATTTTTGTCACAAATGTACATAAATATTTCATAGGATTTGGGATTCGCACACTGCACTTTATCGCTTTACCACTCTTTATTTTTTACACTATTCCTATTTTCCCCCACCTGTCATAAACCGACATGAATCGATTTTTTCGCTTAAGTCGCCCTTGAGACAGACTTTATTCTTCTTAGTCGAGGCAATCACTTTATTAACAAAAATGAAGTAAGTTTGGGAATAGAATTAAATCAATATGGCAAAACAATAGGCTAGGGGAAAAGTAGAGTGAGAAATCGCGTGGAAAGATATTGGCAAGGCCCAAATTTACTGACTACACTCCACTCCACTCCCTCCATCGATAATAGATGTGATAAATAGATGTGTTTCGTTTTGATcacttattttaaaaatacgataataaataattgaagtaaagaaagaataaagtaaaagaaataataatgtagagaataATAGTCTTCTCTATAATATTATCTCTCAGGGGCGGACCCAGTAAGAGGTGGGGGAGGGcttaagagcatctgcaacggtggacggacgacgtccgtccgtgccagcggcacggaagacgtcgtccgccgctggcacggcgctgctcgatgcatcgagcacgtccgtgccagcgagcaggtgacgtggccggacgtgattgggcaacggcatagccattgcatttgaatttttttaaaaaaatcagtttttaattaaaaaaaccgattaaaaaaaatattttctcacttcccaaaaaaaatatatccgttttctactgttttctacccacttttaatttttttttaattttttccccccaaaaatacacattttcatctataaatacctccactttcacaccaaaaaattcacaccacactacacaattctcatctacattctctcatttccattctcatctacattctctaatctccattctcaatctttcttccactcataaaacataacaatgtccggccaaggcgattaccctccgggctcccacggttggaaccccgattggttcggttcacaaccgtttcctagtccggaaacggaatattcagcCCCttctcaaacccaaagttcagGCGTTccaggtggctaccggccttacccgatcaacaaccaagatgcccccgaagggctatACAGATGGACACCCGaacctagagcgaggtcgaccgccccctcccaaactccgactcctcctactcgcggtgtccgcacaccgtacactccggcggagatggagcaattgttcaaggcgttcttgtcaatctccgaagatccggaggttggcacgaaccaatccggcaaTCACTTTTGGTGGCACATTTGTCgtcggtacaatgaaaaccggtcGGAGGTTACAATCGAGcacaacgagagtatggtgcgcaacgctatctacagagccaacgaagaaattcaaaagtttcaggggtattacctccaggaagagcggtcggcggggagcggccggagcgaggtcgacatcatcagttccgccatgtcgacctaccaatccattaACTACAAGGCGTTCAactacctcaacatttggcaggagacgcggtcgcatccgaagttaggggaggcgtaacatcctcctctagcggctcctccaaatggtcaaggtcggtatccctatccgacgccggctccaaaacgtggttagccaactcaccggagctaacttgggtagccccgacgcctgcccgagcggttcccaactccgaccgcaaggaaggaagaaggcggcggccaaccgccgtcgcgccgcaactccatccggcgatgctcccgaacccgTGCCCGTTCCCGTTCCCgtgccctatgcgccacctccacccccaccaactcgttgtgggcgattttggcccaactcaatatggccgataggtcaactatgaccccctcgcaacttcgattgcacgagaccatgatattgggcctccaaaaacaatttggtgtagtgccgccggatgactAGTCTTCTACGGGGATATTTTTaggtttaattatgtaatttttaatttttagtattttaattatgtaatttttaatttttaggattttaattatgttatttttattttttaggattttaattatgttttttatttgtaatttgtaatattatttcggtttttaatgaattttaatattatggaaatgtttttatttaaattgaataatagaatggtgggacccttgtgctcgtccttcaAGAGAACAActatgggtgttgtgctcttgcctaagagtagGCAGAAATAGTGGCAccgagcccacaaccgtgctcgttggcaagagcacggttgtgggtgagccttaccaaaaaaaaatctaCCTTTTTTTCAACTAccaaaatcttaaaaaatttCGAGAAACATCACTAGCCCTCACCAAACTAATGCTGTTGAAGACTGAATCTTCGAAAATTAAATGGATAGGAAGGGTTAAAATAACATGGGAACAAAAAGTTGCGCAGGAAAAagaagagtaaaggccaaatggggtcctaaacatatgaagttttacgattttggtcatagacattacgttttgaattattACAACCTACACATTTGAACTTGGGCCGGAATCAGTCCATTTTGGACGGCTCCGTCTAAAAGTAACGCTCAACGGCTGTTAAgtcgattttgaccaaattaagcaTTTTTATTAGATTTTTCAACACATTTACATGAAGCAACAAAAACTCTCTTTTAAGTGTAAAACTaaattgtcccacatcgaaatcACAAAGAAACTTGGAGTTGAAAACCTATATATAAAACTACCATTTCCCACATCGAAGTCACAATGAAAGTTGGAGTTGAAAACCTATCTATAAAAGGTTTACTCAAGTAATACAAAACTTTTTCACCTAGTGTGAAGTATTATATTCTACAAAATATAATCCACTAATTCACGAATCTGTCTTTTAGTATGGGCGACCGACCTAGACGACCGAACTTTCGGTCGTCTCACTCGTCCGCCCGATCGGTCGTCCGCCTGCAATGGGTGCACAATCGC
This sequence is a window from Salvia splendens isolate huo1 chromosome 14, SspV2, whole genome shotgun sequence. Protein-coding genes within it:
- the LOC121764284 gene encoding alkane hydroxylase MAH1-like, with amino-acid sequence MDPSQFPNPHSVDDDMPMFGGGGGAALWLGHEDYRVETLGSVGSTFVSDSEFDPFFNTDAYRVEDMKPSCGQPSAPESPRRKKKMARKEKAPAVPLPLPSDEPNEEYATGRTDYTMEDHSSFVPLILQFYHNPFLNCTKKISIKMVSIGYLEMLLPLAIVCLFLVWCWRNMNGLPWNWPLLGMLPSLFCHVQRVHDRCVDLLSAVGGTFLLRGHWLADMDIVLTADPANVHFVMSSNFANFPKGPEFKKIFDVLGDGIFNSDSEAWSAQRKHARFLIGHHRFRKFLIETTKEKIESGLVPVLDHFSSNGIVFDLQDLFQRLTFDTTCRLVTGFDPGCLSTELPDVPFSRAMDEAEEAIFMRHCLPETVWRLQQFLGLGHEKQMTRARAVLDRVINKYISMKRDELLKYGDKGEEGIDLLTSYINGSEAEAGMDCDDDVFLRDTILNLMIAGRDTTSSALTWFTWLVATHPEAERRIREELAGVAGGGKWRLFGAEEVRSLVYLHCALLETLRLYPPVPFQHKAPVEPVVLPSGHGVNRSMKVMFSLYAMGRMEYMWGPDAGEFKPERWITERGTVRYEPSYKFLAFNAGPRTCLGKEIALTQLKSVAAAIIHNYEVEVVKGHPVAPNVSVILYMKHGFKVKVNRRWTS